The following nucleotide sequence is from Luteibaculum oceani.
ACGATTAGTTCTTTAGGCCCATAGAGCCTGTTTTCAGGTAGCTGTATCAAGGATACTTGTTCTTTCATAAATCTTAAAAGTATGGAAGTTATAGGAATAGACGTATCCAAGCAAACGTTTGATGCATGGACACAAGAGAAAGGACACCAATCCTTTGGAAATAACAAAGAAGGATTTAGAGCTTTTTTTAAGTGGGTAAAGGCAGGACACTGTGTAATGGAATCAACCAGTACATATCATTTTCAGTTAGCCTTGTATTTGTTTGAAAAGGGAGTGAGTGTAAGTGTAGTAAACCCATTACCCGTTAAGCGATTCATGCAAATGCGGCTACAACGTTCAAAAACAGACAAGAGTGATGCAAAGATGCTTGCTGCTTATGGCGAATATGAACAACCAAAGTTTTGGGAGCCAGAACCATCCTATATGCAAGAAGGAAAGCAAATACTCGGTGTTTTGGAACTGTACACACGTCAACAAACAGCATTAAAGAATAAGTTGGATAACTTGAAAAGTGGAGGGCTGAAAACAGGAGTAATGATTAGTAGTATAAAGCTTCAAATCAAGAGAGTAAAAGGAGAGATAGAAAAGCTGGAGAAAGAG
It contains:
- a CDS encoding IS110 family RNA-guided transposase, with amino-acid sequence MEVIGIDVSKQTFDAWTQEKGHQSFGNNKEGFRAFFKWVKAGHCVMESTSTYHFQLALYLFEKGVSVSVVNPLPVKRFMQMRLQRSKTDKSDAKMLAAYGEYEQPKFWEPEPSYMQEGKQILGVLELYTRQQTALKNKLDNLKSGGLKTGVMISSIKLQIKRVKGEIEKLEKELQSILKDNSQKEMTQLMSIPGIGKKTASMLLVYSNGFKDFEEYRQFIAYVGLCPVHRQSGTSVKGRSYISKKGNKTLRNHLFLCSFTACLHNPQCKALYDRLVAKGKSKKLALIAVANKLIKQSFGVIKNDLVYDPNYVSRRAA